Proteins encoded within one genomic window of Bacillus sp. F19:
- the rpmG gene encoding 50S ribosomal protein L33 has translation MRVNVTLQCTETGDRNYITKKNKRNNPDRLELKKYSPRLKKVTLHRETK, from the coding sequence ATGAGAGTGAACGTAACCCTGCAATGCACCGAGACTGGTGATCGCAATTACATAACAAAAAAGAACAAACGAAACAATCCAGACCGTCTGGAATTGAAAAAATATTCACCCAGACTTAAAAAAGTAACCCTGCACCGCGAAACAAAATAA
- a CDS encoding histidine phosphatase family protein — protein MTKIIYAVRHCQAKGQAFDAELTNEGLTQALGLAEFFKGLEVDKIISSPFLRAIQTAAPLAEKKKLELHLDERLSERVMSGKSIEDWKDRLKDTFDDLSLAFEGGESNQSGLERVCSLLAEITAAKENHTMLVSHGNLITLLLRSFDHSFGYDHLMSMSNPDVFKIILKHDGKADIQRIWS, from the coding sequence ATGACTAAAATCATATATGCTGTTCGGCATTGTCAGGCGAAGGGTCAGGCATTTGATGCTGAGCTTACAAATGAAGGACTTACCCAGGCTTTAGGTCTTGCTGAGTTTTTTAAAGGACTTGAAGTTGACAAAATCATCTCAAGTCCTTTTCTCCGTGCCATTCAAACGGCAGCTCCGCTTGCTGAAAAGAAAAAGCTTGAACTGCACCTTGATGAGCGTTTATCCGAAAGAGTGATGAGCGGAAAGAGCATAGAGGATTGGAAAGACAGGCTTAAGGATACATTTGACGATCTGTCTCTTGCGTTTGAAGGAGGCGAGTCTAACCAATCGGGCTTGGAGCGGGTGTGTTCTCTTCTGGCCGAGATTACTGCTGCAAAAGAAAATCATACAATGCTTGTCAGTCATGGAAATTTAATAACCTTGCTGCTGAGATCTTTTGATCATTCATTCGGATATGATCATTTGATGAGCATGTCGAATCCCGATGTGTTTAAAATTATTCTCAAGCACGATGGGAAAGCGGACATTCAGAGAATATGGAGTTGA
- the rnz gene encoding ribonuclease Z: protein MDLLFLGTGAGMPAKARNVSSIALRLLEERKAVWLFDCGEATQHQILYTTIKPRKIEKIFITHMHGDHIFGLPGFLGSRSFQGGEEPLTIYGPAGIKEYVQSSLQLSFTHLKYPLEIVEIDEGLVFEDEQFTVVAKKLEHGVPSYGYRITEKDAPGMLLVDKLKEAGVGPGPVYKKLKDGETVHLEDGRVLSGADFLGAPKKGRVVAILGDTRTCPQILDLARNADMLVHEATFGEEDELLAYQYFHSSTTQAAAAALEANAKKLVLTHISARYQDDDKDTLLSEAASIFTNTSVAEDFSCFELERAND, encoded by the coding sequence TTGGATCTGCTGTTTTTAGGAACGGGTGCGGGAATGCCCGCAAAAGCAAGAAATGTCAGCTCAATCGCATTGCGTCTTTTAGAGGAACGCAAAGCCGTCTGGCTGTTTGACTGCGGGGAGGCAACGCAGCATCAAATTTTATATACTACAATAAAACCGAGGAAAATTGAAAAAATCTTTATAACACATATGCATGGCGATCATATATTTGGATTGCCGGGTTTTTTGGGGAGCCGTTCGTTTCAGGGCGGGGAAGAACCTCTGACAATTTATGGTCCGGCTGGAATTAAAGAATATGTTCAGTCATCTCTTCAGCTTAGTTTTACACATTTAAAATATCCGCTTGAAATCGTTGAAATTGATGAAGGTCTTGTTTTTGAAGATGAGCAATTTACTGTTGTGGCGAAGAAACTGGAACACGGCGTTCCTTCATACGGTTACCGGATTACTGAAAAGGATGCTCCGGGCATGCTCCTTGTGGACAAATTAAAAGAGGCAGGAGTAGGGCCGGGTCCTGTTTATAAAAAATTAAAAGATGGCGAAACCGTTCATTTAGAAGACGGCAGAGTGTTATCTGGCGCTGACTTTCTTGGAGCCCCTAAAAAAGGAAGAGTTGTGGCAATATTAGGAGATACGAGAACATGTCCGCAAATTCTGGATCTTGCACGAAACGCAGACATGCTTGTCCATGAGGCGACGTTCGGTGAGGAAGATGAACTGCTTGCATATCAGTATTTTCATTCCTCAACAACCCAGGCTGCAGCAGCAGCTTTAGAAGCAAATGCAAAAAAACTGGTTCTGACTCACATTAGTGCCCGCTATCAGGATGATGATAAGGACACACTGTTAAGTGAAGCAGCCTCAATTTTTACTAACACATCGGTTGCGGAGGATTTTTCATGTTTTGAATTAGAGAGAGCAAATGACTAA
- a CDS encoding NUDIX hydrolase has translation MKTPKHIVAVSAFIANKNNEVLLVKTFHRKDTWELPGGQVEEGEPLEQALCREILEETGFIIQPTGISGVYFNATGSILNIVFHAELQSGKLEKQPDEIMEAAFFKLEKETIKHYISRDHLVPRVLDAMVSKSAVPCETWTTDPFKRIERLN, from the coding sequence ATGAAAACTCCAAAACACATCGTGGCTGTATCGGCTTTCATTGCAAATAAAAACAATGAAGTGCTGCTGGTGAAAACATTCCACCGAAAAGACACATGGGAGCTTCCAGGAGGCCAGGTTGAAGAAGGCGAGCCGCTCGAGCAGGCCCTCTGCCGCGAGATTCTTGAGGAAACAGGGTTTATTATTCAGCCTACAGGCATAAGCGGAGTTTATTTCAACGCGACAGGCAGCATTTTAAACATCGTGTTTCATGCTGAGCTGCAGAGCGGGAAACTTGAAAAACAGCCGGATGAAATCATGGAAGCAGCTTTTTTTAAACTGGAGAAAGAAACGATCAAACACTATATTAGCCGGGATCACTTAGTTCCCCGTGTACTTGATGCCATGGTCTCTAAATCAGCCGTTCCCTGCGAAACTTGGACAACCGATCCTTTTAAAAGAATAGAACGCCTGAATTAA
- a CDS encoding AraC family transcriptional regulator — MAIQSCKLSEGVLNQFAMEPSSEEISFKVHYWGITPAHFDNPLHRHSFFEVCYVLSGEGLYKDMDAQFPLNKGNVFLSRPNIQHQILSEAGLFLVYVAFEISHEKSKHDAVIMFNRLERTNNICAVAADDSPTALLWRALISHTSTGAANDFNFIGNMAHTLILSFNSMFSEDTQRSQEKMFSNSSSILLYQAKLFIRDNLSEPFKLEHVANYLHISGRHLSRLFSDELGECFSNYIRNERVMKAASLLETTSIPIKEIADVTGFGSVYYFTRVFTTMMNISPAKYRSNYKRPY, encoded by the coding sequence ATGGCAATCCAATCATGTAAACTAAGTGAAGGAGTATTGAATCAGTTTGCAATGGAACCGTCTAGTGAAGAAATATCCTTTAAGGTGCATTATTGGGGAATTACCCCTGCACATTTTGACAACCCATTACATAGGCATTCATTTTTTGAGGTTTGTTATGTACTAAGTGGAGAAGGTCTATATAAAGATATGGATGCACAATTTCCGTTAAACAAAGGAAACGTTTTTTTATCGCGTCCGAACATTCAACACCAAATATTAAGTGAAGCGGGTCTTTTTCTAGTATATGTTGCTTTTGAGATTTCGCATGAAAAATCAAAGCACGATGCCGTTATCATGTTTAATCGATTGGAGAGAACAAATAATATTTGTGCCGTTGCTGCGGATGATTCCCCGACTGCATTATTATGGAGGGCATTGATATCTCATACGTCAACCGGCGCTGCCAATGACTTTAACTTCATTGGGAATATGGCACACACACTTATACTGTCCTTTAACTCTATGTTTTCCGAAGACACTCAGAGAAGTCAGGAAAAAATGTTTTCGAATAGTTCTTCAATACTTTTATATCAAGCAAAGCTATTTATCCGTGATAATTTATCAGAACCATTTAAGCTAGAACATGTCGCCAACTATCTTCACATTTCCGGCCGCCACTTATCGAGGCTCTTTTCTGATGAACTGGGTGAATGCTTCTCCAATTATATTCGCAATGAAAGGGTAATGAAGGCGGCTAGCCTCCTTGAAACGACAAGCATTCCGATTAAAGAGATAGCTGATGTTACCGGATTTGGTTCAGTGTATTATTTTACACGTGTATTTACTACAATGATGAACATCTCACCTGCTAAGTATCGCAGTAATTACAAAAGACCCTATTGA
- a CDS encoding phytanoyl-CoA dioxygenase family protein: protein MITFKDVDFYKENGYLLAKGVFNKDEVEEMKNAVEYIIQRAANAKLERNHAWQGDYIPPNELKKLVLKGFHDVHYHDAAFTRAIIHPNMTFILQKLIGPNVQLHHSKMLVKPPEKGAAFPMHQDHPYFPHERHTMLAASVHLDDAALENGCLRVIPKSHQEGPITHIGRHYLNHKEYPISIGTPCPAEAGDVLFFNYLTIHGSDCNRSDRPRRNVLFQYRDPADKPTADVHVNWGQGLMVCGENPTFRDYQSDFATKIDK from the coding sequence ATGATTACTTTCAAGGATGTAGATTTTTACAAAGAAAATGGATACTTGCTTGCTAAGGGAGTTTTTAACAAAGATGAAGTAGAAGAAATGAAAAATGCAGTCGAATACATTATTCAGCGTGCAGCCAATGCAAAACTCGAACGAAACCATGCATGGCAAGGAGATTACATTCCTCCGAACGAGTTAAAAAAACTTGTTTTAAAAGGGTTTCATGACGTTCATTATCATGATGCAGCTTTCACTAGAGCCATTATCCATCCAAATATGACGTTTATTTTGCAAAAGCTTATCGGACCGAATGTTCAATTACATCACTCCAAAATGCTTGTTAAACCTCCTGAAAAGGGAGCTGCTTTTCCAATGCATCAAGATCATCCGTATTTTCCTCATGAACGTCATACCATGTTGGCAGCCAGTGTTCATCTTGATGATGCCGCCTTGGAAAACGGATGCCTTAGGGTTATACCAAAATCTCATCAAGAGGGACCAATTACTCATATAGGACGTCACTACTTGAATCATAAGGAATACCCGATTTCCATAGGGACTCCGTGTCCTGCCGAAGCGGGTGACGTTCTGTTTTTCAATTATTTAACGATACACGGCTCGGATTGTAATCGAAGTGACAGGCCGCGCAGAAACGTATTATTCCAGTATCGTGATCCGGCAGATAAACCAACTGCCGATGTACACGTGAACTGGGGACAAGGCTTGATGGTATGCGGGGAAAATCCAACGTTTCGTGATTATCAGTCTGATTTCGCAACAAAAATAGATAAATGA
- the zwf gene encoding glucose-6-phosphate dehydrogenase has translation MNTEQKPKAVIVIFGATGDLAKRKLFPSLYRLYRSKKIDADFAVVGVGRRPWTNDEFRSNVSESIQSSIKQSSELEEFSSHFYYHPFDVTNPSSYLELKSILSDMDSKYQIPGNRMFYMAMAPEFFGTIAGNLKKEGLTATEGWSRLVIEKPFGHDLPSAQQLNDEIREAFSEDQIYRIDHYLGKQMVQNIEVIRFSNALFESVWNNRFISNIQVTSSEVLGVEDRGRYYENSGALRDMVQNHLMQMVALLAMEPPIKLETDEIRSEKVKVMRALRPMTEKDVADYFVRGQYGKGESEGKTVPGYREESNVDTESNTETYVAGKVMIDNFRWAGVPFYIRTGKRMAAKSTKIVVQFKDLPMNLYSKDVDSKHPNLLVIHIQPDEGITLHLNAKESGGGSYVKPIKLDYCSNCVDQFNTPEAYEKLIYDGLRGDATNFTHWDEVSLSWSYVDTISKAWESAKADFPNYAAGSMGPKAADEMLEKDGFHWWPITDIVE, from the coding sequence ATGAATACGGAACAAAAACCAAAAGCAGTTATAGTAATATTCGGAGCAACAGGAGACCTTGCAAAACGCAAGCTTTTCCCCTCCCTCTACCGCCTGTACCGCAGCAAGAAAATCGATGCTGATTTCGCAGTTGTCGGTGTTGGAAGAAGACCGTGGACAAATGATGAATTCCGTTCGAATGTCAGTGAATCGATTCAATCATCGATTAAGCAATCATCAGAGCTTGAAGAATTCTCATCACACTTTTATTATCATCCGTTCGATGTGACAAATCCATCTTCATACTTAGAGTTAAAAAGCATCCTGTCCGATATGGACAGCAAGTATCAAATCCCGGGAAACCGGATGTTCTACATGGCCATGGCACCTGAATTCTTCGGAACGATTGCAGGCAATCTTAAAAAAGAGGGATTAACTGCAACAGAGGGCTGGAGCCGCCTTGTGATCGAAAAACCGTTTGGACATGATTTGCCTTCAGCACAGCAATTAAATGATGAAATCCGCGAAGCTTTTTCTGAAGATCAAATCTACCGGATTGATCATTACTTAGGAAAGCAAATGGTCCAGAATATAGAAGTGATCCGTTTCTCAAATGCATTGTTTGAGTCTGTCTGGAACAACCGCTTTATCTCAAATATCCAGGTTACTTCAAGCGAAGTGCTTGGTGTAGAAGACCGCGGACGTTACTATGAAAACTCTGGCGCACTACGGGATATGGTCCAGAATCACCTTATGCAGATGGTTGCCCTGCTAGCGATGGAGCCGCCGATTAAGCTTGAAACAGATGAAATCCGTTCTGAAAAAGTGAAGGTCATGCGAGCCCTTCGCCCGATGACGGAAAAAGATGTTGCGGATTACTTCGTGCGCGGACAGTACGGCAAGGGCGAATCTGAAGGAAAAACGGTTCCTGGCTACCGCGAGGAAAGCAATGTGGATACCGAATCCAACACAGAAACATACGTAGCAGGCAAAGTCATGATTGATAACTTCAGATGGGCAGGTGTTCCATTCTACATCCGTACAGGAAAACGAATGGCGGCAAAATCCACAAAGATTGTTGTTCAATTTAAAGATTTGCCGATGAACCTATATTCAAAAGATGTCGACAGCAAGCATCCAAACCTGCTCGTCATTCATATTCAGCCTGATGAAGGCATTACCCTTCATTTGAATGCAAAAGAATCAGGCGGCGGATCATATGTGAAACCGATCAAACTCGACTACTGCAGCAATTGTGTCGATCAGTTCAATACGCCTGAAGCCTATGAAAAATTAATCTACGATGGCCTGCGCGGAGATGCTACAAACTTCACGCACTGGGATGAAGTTTCATTATCATGGAGCTATGTTGATACCATCTCTAAAGCATGGGAATCAGCAAAAGCAGACTTCCCTAACTACGCTGCCGGCTCAATGGGCCCGAAAGCAGCAGATGAAATGCTAGAAAAAGACGGCTTCCACTGGTGGCCGATTACAGATATTGTAGAATAA
- a CDS encoding MFS transporter, which translates to MSAITTEIPIKKNEHGLAHETKIVLLWSLTVWLVVMNTTMFNVALPSVLNDLNLSSGTASWIVSGYSIAFAISTLTYSRLSDFIPISKLLSIGLMLLGISSIIGFFSNSFYMLLTARVLQAAGAGAVPGLAMVLAGKYIPILRRGKAMSLISSAASLGFGLGPVIGGAITQYLGWHYLFLITGFVILILPLFQKLLPKEDAKQVHFDSFGGLLTGLGVTGLLLFLSTMSIPLLAGTIILLFILWRHVHKVDIPFVQPSLLRNRQYLKLAGVGFSAFIVHFSTLFLMPIILTVIFEKDPAAIGMIIFPGAILSAVAAQFIGRLIDKFGNLPLIFFGHAALLISTVILVFFSGFSDYAILIAYMFMSTGFSSLTSSIANEATRILPKKEIGAGMGMTQLVQFFGGAFGVALSGLFIEWQQGLAPKLIYTNIFAGLAGLIICSLTVFLMYYLNSKKDFN; encoded by the coding sequence ATGTCAGCTATCACAACAGAAATACCTATTAAAAAAAATGAACATGGATTAGCCCACGAAACAAAGATTGTTTTATTATGGAGCTTAACAGTCTGGCTTGTCGTGATGAACACAACTATGTTCAATGTTGCGCTGCCAAGTGTGTTAAATGACCTGAACTTATCATCTGGAACAGCATCATGGATTGTATCCGGCTATTCGATTGCCTTTGCTATTTCAACTTTGACATACAGCCGCTTATCTGATTTTATTCCGATTTCAAAGCTGCTTTCAATTGGGTTAATGCTGCTTGGAATCTCGTCCATCATCGGATTTTTCTCTAACAGTTTTTATATGCTTTTAACTGCCCGTGTCCTGCAGGCTGCCGGTGCCGGTGCTGTTCCTGGTCTTGCAATGGTTCTTGCAGGGAAATACATTCCTATATTAAGACGGGGAAAAGCAATGTCGCTTATTTCATCAGCCGCCTCTCTTGGTTTTGGGCTAGGTCCTGTTATAGGCGGAGCCATTACACAATATTTAGGCTGGCATTATCTTTTTTTAATTACGGGATTTGTCATCCTGATTTTGCCGCTCTTTCAAAAACTCTTGCCGAAAGAAGATGCAAAGCAAGTCCACTTTGATTCTTTCGGAGGTTTGCTGACTGGACTTGGCGTTACTGGATTGCTGCTATTTTTATCAACGATGTCCATACCATTGCTTGCCGGCACAATCATTCTTTTATTTATTCTCTGGAGACATGTGCATAAAGTCGACATTCCGTTTGTCCAGCCGTCTCTTTTGCGCAATCGGCAATACTTGAAATTAGCCGGAGTCGGATTTTCTGCATTTATTGTTCATTTCTCAACGCTGTTTTTAATGCCGATTATCTTGACAGTCATTTTTGAGAAAGATCCCGCTGCCATCGGAATGATTATCTTCCCGGGAGCTATTTTGTCTGCAGTCGCAGCTCAGTTTATTGGCCGTTTGATCGATAAATTCGGAAATCTTCCGCTCATCTTTTTTGGTCATGCAGCACTATTGATTTCAACCGTTATATTGGTCTTTTTCTCAGGTTTCTCAGATTATGCCATTTTAATTGCCTATATGTTTATGAGCACTGGTTTTTCAAGCTTAACATCAAGCATTGCAAATGAAGCAACCCGCATCCTGCCAAAAAAAGAAATTGGAGCGGGTATGGGGATGACACAGCTTGTGCAATTCTTTGGGGGAGCTTTCGGTGTTGCTCTCTCCGGGCTGTTTATTGAATGGCAGCAGGGACTTGCACCTAAGCTGATTTATACTAATATTTTTGCAGGGCTAGCGGGACTAATCATATGCTCACTGACTGTTTTTCTTATGTATTATCTTAATAGTAAAAAGGATTTCAACTAG
- the gndA gene encoding NADP-dependent phosphogluconate dehydrogenase, whose product MSKQQIGVIGLAVMGKNLALNIESRGYSVSVYNRSSDKTEEMLKENSGKNLVGTYSIEEFVQSLETPRKILLMVKAGFATDATIEQLLPHLDKGDILIDGGNTLYTDTQRRNKELAESGIHFIGTGVSGGEEGALKGPSIMPGGQKEAFDLVKPIFEAISAKVDGDPCTTYIGPDGAGHYVKMVHNGIEYGDMQLISEAYFILKNVLGLSAEELHEVFADWNQGELDSYLIEITADIFTKTDEETGKPLVDVILDTAGQKGTGKWTSKSALDLGVPLPIITESVFARFISAMKDERVKASKILSGPAVSPFEGDKAELIEVVRKALYMSKICSYAQGFAQMRAASDEYKWDLQYGDIAMIFRGGCIIRAAFLQKIKDAYDRDANLANLLLDPYFKEIAESYQGALRKVLTVAIEQGVPVPSFSAALSYYDSYRTETLPANLIQAQRDYFGAHTYQRTDKEGIFHTEWMSK is encoded by the coding sequence ATGTCAAAACAGCAAATTGGCGTCATCGGTTTGGCCGTCATGGGCAAAAACCTCGCTCTTAATATAGAAAGCCGCGGATATTCCGTATCGGTTTATAATCGTTCTTCTGATAAAACAGAAGAGATGCTGAAAGAAAACAGCGGTAAAAATCTGGTTGGTACATACAGCATTGAAGAATTTGTTCAATCACTTGAAACTCCCCGCAAAATTTTGTTGATGGTCAAAGCGGGCTTTGCAACAGATGCTACAATAGAACAATTGCTTCCTCATTTAGATAAAGGGGATATTTTAATTGACGGCGGAAATACGCTGTATACAGACACACAGCGCCGCAACAAGGAGCTTGCCGAGAGCGGCATACACTTCATCGGCACTGGCGTATCCGGCGGTGAAGAAGGGGCACTTAAAGGGCCATCAATTATGCCTGGCGGCCAAAAAGAAGCCTTCGATCTAGTAAAGCCTATTTTCGAAGCGATTTCTGCAAAAGTTGATGGTGATCCATGTACTACATACATCGGTCCTGATGGTGCTGGCCATTATGTGAAAATGGTTCATAACGGCATTGAATACGGCGACATGCAGCTGATTTCAGAAGCTTATTTTATTTTGAAAAATGTTCTAGGTCTATCTGCAGAGGAATTGCATGAAGTATTTGCGGACTGGAATCAAGGCGAGCTTGACAGCTATTTAATTGAAATCACAGCAGACATCTTTACTAAAACAGATGAAGAAACCGGAAAGCCGCTTGTAGACGTCATTTTAGATACTGCAGGCCAAAAAGGCACTGGAAAATGGACAAGCAAAAGCGCCCTTGATTTAGGTGTTCCGCTGCCGATTATTACAGAGTCTGTTTTTGCACGATTCATTTCTGCCATGAAGGATGAGCGCGTGAAAGCAAGCAAAATCTTATCAGGACCTGCTGTTTCTCCTTTTGAAGGCGACAAGGCAGAACTTATTGAAGTAGTGCGCAAAGCTCTTTATATGAGTAAAATCTGTTCTTATGCACAAGGCTTCGCTCAAATGAGAGCAGCTTCTGATGAATACAAGTGGGATCTTCAGTACGGCGATATCGCCATGATTTTCAGAGGCGGCTGTATCATTCGCGCTGCATTCCTGCAAAAAATCAAAGATGCATATGACCGTGATGCAAACCTTGCAAACCTGCTGCTTGATCCATACTTTAAAGAAATAGCAGAAAGCTACCAGGGAGCACTTCGCAAAGTCTTAACGGTTGCGATTGAACAGGGAGTTCCGGTGCCAAGCTTCTCAGCTGCGTTATCATACTATGACAGCTACCGGACAGAAACGCTTCCTGCCAACCTTATTCAGGCACAGCGCGACTACTTTGGAGCTCATACTTATCAGCGTACGGATAAAGAAGGGATCTTCCATACGGAATGGATGTCAAAATAA
- a CDS encoding DNA polymerase IV: MKELSRPRVILHVDMNSFYASVEMAFEPELRGKPLAIAGNVEERKGIVVTCSYEARAKGVKTTMPLWQAKRQCPELIVRKPNFDRYRKASKAMFGLLREFTHLVEPVSIDEGYMDLTEFLKEGNPLQIAKTIQDRLMEELLLPASIGVAPNKFLAKMASNMKKPLGITVLRKRELGKTLWPLPVSEMHGVGEKTAEKLKTIGIQTIKDLADADAIGLKQLLGINGERLKKRANGIDDREVNPDSIYDFKSIGNSTTLSKDTTEARILYETLNRLSHSVSSRMKRKDVLGTKIFTTIRYSDRSTYTRSKKLNNPIVETEDILTHAKALFDKHWTGEPIRLLGVTCQDLVPKEDAYKQLDLFSFQEDAKKEPLYKTIEDINRKYGSSMVKRGMKVDQSEDDKTSGTSFNKDFLRE; encoded by the coding sequence ATGAAAGAGCTAAGTCGACCTAGAGTAATTTTACATGTGGACATGAACAGCTTTTATGCATCTGTTGAAATGGCATTTGAACCCGAACTTAGAGGAAAGCCGCTTGCAATTGCAGGAAACGTAGAAGAACGAAAAGGAATTGTGGTTACTTGCAGTTATGAAGCGAGGGCTAAGGGAGTGAAAACGACCATGCCGCTTTGGCAGGCGAAACGGCAGTGTCCTGAACTGATTGTCCGAAAACCAAACTTTGACCGTTACAGAAAAGCCTCTAAAGCTATGTTCGGCCTTTTACGGGAGTTTACACATCTGGTAGAGCCCGTTTCAATTGATGAAGGATATATGGATTTAACGGAGTTTTTAAAGGAGGGCAATCCTCTTCAAATCGCTAAGACCATTCAGGACAGACTGATGGAAGAGCTTTTGCTGCCGGCAAGCATTGGCGTAGCACCTAACAAATTTCTCGCCAAAATGGCATCCAACATGAAAAAACCCCTCGGCATCACTGTACTCAGAAAGCGGGAGCTGGGTAAGACTCTTTGGCCGCTTCCTGTAAGCGAAATGCATGGGGTTGGAGAAAAAACGGCCGAGAAATTAAAAACAATTGGTATTCAAACGATAAAAGACCTAGCAGATGCTGATGCGATTGGATTAAAGCAGCTTCTCGGAATCAACGGCGAGCGCCTGAAAAAAAGAGCAAATGGAATAGATGATAGAGAGGTAAACCCTGACTCCATCTATGATTTTAAAAGCATCGGAAACTCAACTACTTTATCAAAAGATACGACAGAGGCCAGAATTCTGTATGAAACTCTGAACCGTCTGTCACATTCGGTTAGCAGCAGAATGAAACGAAAGGATGTTCTTGGCACGAAAATCTTTACGACGATTCGTTATTCTGACCGAAGCACATATACTCGGAGTAAGAAACTGAATAACCCGATTGTTGAGACAGAGGATATTCTTACACATGCTAAAGCGCTGTTTGATAAGCATTGGACGGGTGAACCAATCCGGCTCCTTGGAGTAACATGCCAGGATCTCGTTCCGAAAGAGGATGCTTATAAGCAGCTGGATCTTTTTTCTTTTCAGGAGGACGCAAAAAAAGAACCGCTTTACAAAACCATTGAAGATATTAATAGAAAATATGGCAGCAGCATGGTCAAACGCGGGATGAAAGTGGACCAATCAGAAGATGATAAAACAAGCGGCACAAGTTTTAATAAAGATTTTTTAAGGGAATGA
- the msrA gene encoding peptide-methionine (S)-S-oxide reductase MsrA, with the protein MKKKEKATFAGGCFWCMVKPFDEQPGIIEVVSGYTGGTLENPSYEQIKTGETGHLEAVEITFEPEVFSYERLLELYWPQIDPTDDGGQFFDRGSQYRTAIFYHIEQQKLKAEQSKAAIEESGRFKKPIVTEILPAAPFYHAEEYHQKFYAKNPEKYKQEREESGREEFIKKNWNQ; encoded by the coding sequence ATGAAAAAGAAAGAAAAAGCAACTTTTGCCGGGGGATGCTTCTGGTGTATGGTGAAGCCGTTTGACGAGCAGCCTGGCATCATTGAGGTTGTTTCTGGCTATACAGGAGGAACATTAGAAAATCCTTCTTATGAACAAATTAAAACAGGTGAAACAGGCCACCTGGAAGCTGTGGAAATTACATTTGAACCTGAAGTATTTTCATATGAAAGACTGCTCGAGTTATATTGGCCGCAAATTGATCCGACAGATGATGGCGGACAGTTCTTTGACCGGGGCAGCCAGTACCGCACAGCCATTTTTTATCATATAGAACAGCAAAAGCTAAAAGCAGAGCAGTCAAAAGCTGCGATTGAAGAGAGCGGCCGCTTTAAGAAACCGATTGTAACTGAAATCCTTCCGGCAGCTCCTTTTTACCATGCAGAAGAATATCATCAAAAGTTTTATGCTAAAAATCCGGAGAAATATAAGCAAGAAAGAGAAGAATCAGGAAGAGAAGAATTTATAAAGAAAAATTGGAATCAGTAA